The Perca fluviatilis chromosome 2, GENO_Pfluv_1.0, whole genome shotgun sequence genome includes a region encoding these proteins:
- the limk1a gene encoding LIM domain kinase 1a isoform X1: protein MRLMLLCCTWKDERMGEEEAGGSLPVCAGCKQRIYDEQYLQALSADWHTVCFRCCECSASLSHWYYEKDGRLFCKKDYWAKFGELCHGCNDPITTGLIMVAGEQKYHPECFTCLNCKAFIGDGDTYALVERSKLYCGHCYYQTIVTPVSLPDSPCSRIPHTVTLVSIPASAEGNNGRRGRGFSVAIDQPLSPTNGYSPEHGPTVRVSQVDADCISPDVKNSIHIGDRILEINGTPIHHVPLDEIDLLIQETSRLLQLTIEHDPHSQGQEGGSSEAEVDGPLSTPLSEGPSPILPITQPPNHDINSLRSRIITRSCSIDKSPGSSNAASPISHRKDINRSESLRVVSNQTHRIFRPSDLIHGEVLGKGCFGQAIKVTHKETGEVMVMKELIRFDDETQRTFLKEVKVMRCLDHPNVLKFIGVLYKDKRLNFIAEYIKGGTLREIIKKMDSNYPWNQRVSFAKDIAAGMTYLHSMNIIHRDLNSYNCLVRENNTVVVADFGLARLMVDDKHDDKLAQGKLPSLKKHDRRKRYTVVGNPYWMAPEMIHGKSYDEKVDIFSFGIMLCEIIGRVNADPDYLPRAMDFGLNVSGFLEHFCPPDCPPAFFPMAAVCCDLDADKRPAFSTLEEWLENLKMHLDIGLPLVSEVDQLHKAFWENHSIPRPENGLHTHPEQPE, encoded by the exons GTGTTGTGAGTGCAGCGCCTCGCTGTCCCACTGGTATTATGAAAAGGATGGAAGGCTTTTCTGCAAGAAGGACTATTGGGCCAAATTTGGGGAGCTATGCCATGGCTGCAATGACCCGATCACCACCGGCCTCATCATG GTCGCAGGGGAACAGAAATATCACCCAGAATGCTTCACCTGTCTCAACTGCAAGGCGTTCATCGGTGATGGAGACACATACGCTCTGGTGGAAAGATCCAAACTCTACTG CGGTCACTGTTACTACCAGACCATCGTCACCCCGGTGTCGCTGCCGGACTCGCCATGCTCACGGATCCCGCACACGGTCACACTTGTGTCCATCCCAGCCTCTGCCGAGGGCAACAACGGACGCAGAGGGCGAGGTTTCTCTGTGGCCATCGACCAGCCGCTCAGTCCGACCAATGGCTACAGCCCTGAACACGGACCTACTGTCAGAGTCTCCCA GGTGGACGCAGACTGCATCAGTCCAGATGTGAAAAACTCAATTCATATCGGAGATAGGATCCTTGAAATCAACGGGACGCCCATTCACCATGTCCCTCTGGATGAG ATCGACCTGCTGATCCAGGAGACGAGCCGGCTGCTGCAGCTCACCATCGAACACGACCCTCACAGTCAGGGGCAGGAGGGAGGCTCCTCAGAGGCTGAAGTGGACGGCCCCCTGTCCACCCCTCTGTCAGAGGGCCCCAGCCCCATCCTGCCCATCACACAGCCACCCAACCATGACATAAACAGCCTGAGATCCCGCATCATCAC gaggagctgcagcattgaTAAGTCACCAGGCTCCAGCAACGCAGCGTCCCCCATCTCCCATAGGAAGGACATCAATCGATCAGAGTCGCTCCGCGTTGTGTCCAATCAGACGCACCGCATCTTCCGCCCATCTGACCTCATCCATGGAGAGGTGCTGGGGAAGGGCTGCTTTGGACAGGCCATCAAG GTGACCCACAAGGAGACAGGGGAGGTGATGGTGATGAAGGAGTTGATTCGCTTTGATGACGAGACACAGAGAACATTCCTGAAAGAG GTGAAGGTCATGCGTTGCCTGGATCACCCCAACGTGCTCAAGTTCATTGGAGTCCTCTACAAGGACAAGAGACTCAACTTCATTGCAGAGTACATAAAGGGAGGCACCTTGAGGGAAATCATTAAGAAAATG GACAGCAACTATCCCTGGAACCAGCGGGTCAGTTTTGCCAAGGACATAGCTGCTGGGATG ACATATCTGCATTCCATGAACATAATCCACCGGGACCTGAACTCATACAACTGTCTAGTCCGAGAG AACAACACAGTGGTGGTGGCAGACTTCGGGCTGGCTCGGCTCATGGTGGACGACAAGCACGATGACAAGTTGGCGCAGGGCAAACTGCCCAGCCTGAAGAAGCATGACCGCAGAAAGAGGTACACCGTGGTGGGAAACCCCTACTGGATGGCTCCTGAGATGATCCACG GGAAGAGCTACGATGAGAAAGTAGACATCTTTTCCTTTGGTATCATGCTCTGCGAG ATAATTGGCAGGGTAAACGCAGACCCAGACTACCTCCCCAGGGCGATGGACTTTGGACTGAATGTGTCCGGCTTTCTGGAGCACTTCTGTCCCCCTGATTGTCCCCCCGCCTTTTTCCCCATGGCTGCTGTCTGCTGTGACCTTGATGCCGACAAACG GCCTGCTTTCTCCACACTGGAGGAGTGGCTGGAGAACCTGAAGATGCACTTGGACATTGGTCTACCGCTGGTGTCTGAAGTGGACCAGCTGCACAAGGCCTTCTGGGAGAACCACAGCATCCCTCGCCCTGAAAACGGCCTGCACACCCACCCTGAACAGCCGGAGTAA
- the limk1a gene encoding LIM domain kinase 1a isoform X3: MEHYSSEKCCECSASLSHWYYEKDGRLFCKKDYWAKFGELCHGCNDPITTGLIMVAGEQKYHPECFTCLNCKAFIGDGDTYALVERSKLYCGHCYYQTIVTPVSLPDSPCSRIPHTVTLVSIPASAEGNNGRRGRGFSVAIDQPLSPTNGYSPEHGPTVRVSQVDADCISPDVKNSIHIGDRILEINGTPIHHVPLDEIDLLIQETSRLLQLTIEHDPHSQGQEGGSSEAEVDGPLSTPLSEGPSPILPITQPPNHDINSLRSRIITRSCSIDKSPGSSNAASPISHRKDINRSESLRVVSNQTHRIFRPSDLIHGEVLGKGCFGQAIKVTHKETGEVMVMKELIRFDDETQRTFLKEVKVMRCLDHPNVLKFIGVLYKDKRLNFIAEYIKGGTLREIIKKMDSNYPWNQRVSFAKDIAAGMTYLHSMNIIHRDLNSYNCLVRENNTVVVADFGLARLMVDDKHDDKLAQGKLPSLKKHDRRKRYTVVGNPYWMAPEMIHGKSYDEKVDIFSFGIMLCEIIGRVNADPDYLPRAMDFGLNVSGFLEHFCPPDCPPAFFPMAAVCCDLDADKRPAFSTLEEWLENLKMHLDIGLPLVSEVDQLHKAFWENHSIPRPENGLHTHPEQPE; encoded by the exons GTGTTGTGAGTGCAGCGCCTCGCTGTCCCACTGGTATTATGAAAAGGATGGAAGGCTTTTCTGCAAGAAGGACTATTGGGCCAAATTTGGGGAGCTATGCCATGGCTGCAATGACCCGATCACCACCGGCCTCATCATG GTCGCAGGGGAACAGAAATATCACCCAGAATGCTTCACCTGTCTCAACTGCAAGGCGTTCATCGGTGATGGAGACACATACGCTCTGGTGGAAAGATCCAAACTCTACTG CGGTCACTGTTACTACCAGACCATCGTCACCCCGGTGTCGCTGCCGGACTCGCCATGCTCACGGATCCCGCACACGGTCACACTTGTGTCCATCCCAGCCTCTGCCGAGGGCAACAACGGACGCAGAGGGCGAGGTTTCTCTGTGGCCATCGACCAGCCGCTCAGTCCGACCAATGGCTACAGCCCTGAACACGGACCTACTGTCAGAGTCTCCCA GGTGGACGCAGACTGCATCAGTCCAGATGTGAAAAACTCAATTCATATCGGAGATAGGATCCTTGAAATCAACGGGACGCCCATTCACCATGTCCCTCTGGATGAG ATCGACCTGCTGATCCAGGAGACGAGCCGGCTGCTGCAGCTCACCATCGAACACGACCCTCACAGTCAGGGGCAGGAGGGAGGCTCCTCAGAGGCTGAAGTGGACGGCCCCCTGTCCACCCCTCTGTCAGAGGGCCCCAGCCCCATCCTGCCCATCACACAGCCACCCAACCATGACATAAACAGCCTGAGATCCCGCATCATCAC gaggagctgcagcattgaTAAGTCACCAGGCTCCAGCAACGCAGCGTCCCCCATCTCCCATAGGAAGGACATCAATCGATCAGAGTCGCTCCGCGTTGTGTCCAATCAGACGCACCGCATCTTCCGCCCATCTGACCTCATCCATGGAGAGGTGCTGGGGAAGGGCTGCTTTGGACAGGCCATCAAG GTGACCCACAAGGAGACAGGGGAGGTGATGGTGATGAAGGAGTTGATTCGCTTTGATGACGAGACACAGAGAACATTCCTGAAAGAG GTGAAGGTCATGCGTTGCCTGGATCACCCCAACGTGCTCAAGTTCATTGGAGTCCTCTACAAGGACAAGAGACTCAACTTCATTGCAGAGTACATAAAGGGAGGCACCTTGAGGGAAATCATTAAGAAAATG GACAGCAACTATCCCTGGAACCAGCGGGTCAGTTTTGCCAAGGACATAGCTGCTGGGATG ACATATCTGCATTCCATGAACATAATCCACCGGGACCTGAACTCATACAACTGTCTAGTCCGAGAG AACAACACAGTGGTGGTGGCAGACTTCGGGCTGGCTCGGCTCATGGTGGACGACAAGCACGATGACAAGTTGGCGCAGGGCAAACTGCCCAGCCTGAAGAAGCATGACCGCAGAAAGAGGTACACCGTGGTGGGAAACCCCTACTGGATGGCTCCTGAGATGATCCACG GGAAGAGCTACGATGAGAAAGTAGACATCTTTTCCTTTGGTATCATGCTCTGCGAG ATAATTGGCAGGGTAAACGCAGACCCAGACTACCTCCCCAGGGCGATGGACTTTGGACTGAATGTGTCCGGCTTTCTGGAGCACTTCTGTCCCCCTGATTGTCCCCCCGCCTTTTTCCCCATGGCTGCTGTCTGCTGTGACCTTGATGCCGACAAACG GCCTGCTTTCTCCACACTGGAGGAGTGGCTGGAGAACCTGAAGATGCACTTGGACATTGGTCTACCGCTGGTGTCTGAAGTGGACCAGCTGCACAAGGCCTTCTGGGAGAACCACAGCATCCCTCGCCCTGAAAACGGCCTGCACACCCACCCTGAACAGCCGGAGTAA
- the limk1a gene encoding LIM domain kinase 1a isoform X2 produces the protein MGDMSAKNQRSRVLLRKCCECSASLSHWYYEKDGRLFCKKDYWAKFGELCHGCNDPITTGLIMVAGEQKYHPECFTCLNCKAFIGDGDTYALVERSKLYCGHCYYQTIVTPVSLPDSPCSRIPHTVTLVSIPASAEGNNGRRGRGFSVAIDQPLSPTNGYSPEHGPTVRVSQVDADCISPDVKNSIHIGDRILEINGTPIHHVPLDEIDLLIQETSRLLQLTIEHDPHSQGQEGGSSEAEVDGPLSTPLSEGPSPILPITQPPNHDINSLRSRIITRSCSIDKSPGSSNAASPISHRKDINRSESLRVVSNQTHRIFRPSDLIHGEVLGKGCFGQAIKVTHKETGEVMVMKELIRFDDETQRTFLKEVKVMRCLDHPNVLKFIGVLYKDKRLNFIAEYIKGGTLREIIKKMDSNYPWNQRVSFAKDIAAGMTYLHSMNIIHRDLNSYNCLVRENNTVVVADFGLARLMVDDKHDDKLAQGKLPSLKKHDRRKRYTVVGNPYWMAPEMIHGKSYDEKVDIFSFGIMLCEIIGRVNADPDYLPRAMDFGLNVSGFLEHFCPPDCPPAFFPMAAVCCDLDADKRPAFSTLEEWLENLKMHLDIGLPLVSEVDQLHKAFWENHSIPRPENGLHTHPEQPE, from the exons GTGTTGTGAGTGCAGCGCCTCGCTGTCCCACTGGTATTATGAAAAGGATGGAAGGCTTTTCTGCAAGAAGGACTATTGGGCCAAATTTGGGGAGCTATGCCATGGCTGCAATGACCCGATCACCACCGGCCTCATCATG GTCGCAGGGGAACAGAAATATCACCCAGAATGCTTCACCTGTCTCAACTGCAAGGCGTTCATCGGTGATGGAGACACATACGCTCTGGTGGAAAGATCCAAACTCTACTG CGGTCACTGTTACTACCAGACCATCGTCACCCCGGTGTCGCTGCCGGACTCGCCATGCTCACGGATCCCGCACACGGTCACACTTGTGTCCATCCCAGCCTCTGCCGAGGGCAACAACGGACGCAGAGGGCGAGGTTTCTCTGTGGCCATCGACCAGCCGCTCAGTCCGACCAATGGCTACAGCCCTGAACACGGACCTACTGTCAGAGTCTCCCA GGTGGACGCAGACTGCATCAGTCCAGATGTGAAAAACTCAATTCATATCGGAGATAGGATCCTTGAAATCAACGGGACGCCCATTCACCATGTCCCTCTGGATGAG ATCGACCTGCTGATCCAGGAGACGAGCCGGCTGCTGCAGCTCACCATCGAACACGACCCTCACAGTCAGGGGCAGGAGGGAGGCTCCTCAGAGGCTGAAGTGGACGGCCCCCTGTCCACCCCTCTGTCAGAGGGCCCCAGCCCCATCCTGCCCATCACACAGCCACCCAACCATGACATAAACAGCCTGAGATCCCGCATCATCAC gaggagctgcagcattgaTAAGTCACCAGGCTCCAGCAACGCAGCGTCCCCCATCTCCCATAGGAAGGACATCAATCGATCAGAGTCGCTCCGCGTTGTGTCCAATCAGACGCACCGCATCTTCCGCCCATCTGACCTCATCCATGGAGAGGTGCTGGGGAAGGGCTGCTTTGGACAGGCCATCAAG GTGACCCACAAGGAGACAGGGGAGGTGATGGTGATGAAGGAGTTGATTCGCTTTGATGACGAGACACAGAGAACATTCCTGAAAGAG GTGAAGGTCATGCGTTGCCTGGATCACCCCAACGTGCTCAAGTTCATTGGAGTCCTCTACAAGGACAAGAGACTCAACTTCATTGCAGAGTACATAAAGGGAGGCACCTTGAGGGAAATCATTAAGAAAATG GACAGCAACTATCCCTGGAACCAGCGGGTCAGTTTTGCCAAGGACATAGCTGCTGGGATG ACATATCTGCATTCCATGAACATAATCCACCGGGACCTGAACTCATACAACTGTCTAGTCCGAGAG AACAACACAGTGGTGGTGGCAGACTTCGGGCTGGCTCGGCTCATGGTGGACGACAAGCACGATGACAAGTTGGCGCAGGGCAAACTGCCCAGCCTGAAGAAGCATGACCGCAGAAAGAGGTACACCGTGGTGGGAAACCCCTACTGGATGGCTCCTGAGATGATCCACG GGAAGAGCTACGATGAGAAAGTAGACATCTTTTCCTTTGGTATCATGCTCTGCGAG ATAATTGGCAGGGTAAACGCAGACCCAGACTACCTCCCCAGGGCGATGGACTTTGGACTGAATGTGTCCGGCTTTCTGGAGCACTTCTGTCCCCCTGATTGTCCCCCCGCCTTTTTCCCCATGGCTGCTGTCTGCTGTGACCTTGATGCCGACAAACG GCCTGCTTTCTCCACACTGGAGGAGTGGCTGGAGAACCTGAAGATGCACTTGGACATTGGTCTACCGCTGGTGTCTGAAGTGGACCAGCTGCACAAGGCCTTCTGGGAGAACCACAGCATCCCTCGCCCTGAAAACGGCCTGCACACCCACCCTGAACAGCCGGAGTAA
- the limk1a gene encoding LIM domain kinase 1a isoform X4, whose amino-acid sequence MVGDLFFWSFCCLRLWKRDKKVAGEQKYHPECFTCLNCKAFIGDGDTYALVERSKLYCGHCYYQTIVTPVSLPDSPCSRIPHTVTLVSIPASAEGNNGRRGRGFSVAIDQPLSPTNGYSPEHGPTVRVSQVDADCISPDVKNSIHIGDRILEINGTPIHHVPLDEIDLLIQETSRLLQLTIEHDPHSQGQEGGSSEAEVDGPLSTPLSEGPSPILPITQPPNHDINSLRSRIITRSCSIDKSPGSSNAASPISHRKDINRSESLRVVSNQTHRIFRPSDLIHGEVLGKGCFGQAIKVTHKETGEVMVMKELIRFDDETQRTFLKEVKVMRCLDHPNVLKFIGVLYKDKRLNFIAEYIKGGTLREIIKKMDSNYPWNQRVSFAKDIAAGMTYLHSMNIIHRDLNSYNCLVRENNTVVVADFGLARLMVDDKHDDKLAQGKLPSLKKHDRRKRYTVVGNPYWMAPEMIHGKSYDEKVDIFSFGIMLCEIIGRVNADPDYLPRAMDFGLNVSGFLEHFCPPDCPPAFFPMAAVCCDLDADKRPAFSTLEEWLENLKMHLDIGLPLVSEVDQLHKAFWENHSIPRPENGLHTHPEQPE is encoded by the exons ATGGTGGGAGACTTGTTTTTCTGGAGCTTCTGCTGTCTCAGGCTGTGGAAAAGAGATAAGAAG GTCGCAGGGGAACAGAAATATCACCCAGAATGCTTCACCTGTCTCAACTGCAAGGCGTTCATCGGTGATGGAGACACATACGCTCTGGTGGAAAGATCCAAACTCTACTG CGGTCACTGTTACTACCAGACCATCGTCACCCCGGTGTCGCTGCCGGACTCGCCATGCTCACGGATCCCGCACACGGTCACACTTGTGTCCATCCCAGCCTCTGCCGAGGGCAACAACGGACGCAGAGGGCGAGGTTTCTCTGTGGCCATCGACCAGCCGCTCAGTCCGACCAATGGCTACAGCCCTGAACACGGACCTACTGTCAGAGTCTCCCA GGTGGACGCAGACTGCATCAGTCCAGATGTGAAAAACTCAATTCATATCGGAGATAGGATCCTTGAAATCAACGGGACGCCCATTCACCATGTCCCTCTGGATGAG ATCGACCTGCTGATCCAGGAGACGAGCCGGCTGCTGCAGCTCACCATCGAACACGACCCTCACAGTCAGGGGCAGGAGGGAGGCTCCTCAGAGGCTGAAGTGGACGGCCCCCTGTCCACCCCTCTGTCAGAGGGCCCCAGCCCCATCCTGCCCATCACACAGCCACCCAACCATGACATAAACAGCCTGAGATCCCGCATCATCAC gaggagctgcagcattgaTAAGTCACCAGGCTCCAGCAACGCAGCGTCCCCCATCTCCCATAGGAAGGACATCAATCGATCAGAGTCGCTCCGCGTTGTGTCCAATCAGACGCACCGCATCTTCCGCCCATCTGACCTCATCCATGGAGAGGTGCTGGGGAAGGGCTGCTTTGGACAGGCCATCAAG GTGACCCACAAGGAGACAGGGGAGGTGATGGTGATGAAGGAGTTGATTCGCTTTGATGACGAGACACAGAGAACATTCCTGAAAGAG GTGAAGGTCATGCGTTGCCTGGATCACCCCAACGTGCTCAAGTTCATTGGAGTCCTCTACAAGGACAAGAGACTCAACTTCATTGCAGAGTACATAAAGGGAGGCACCTTGAGGGAAATCATTAAGAAAATG GACAGCAACTATCCCTGGAACCAGCGGGTCAGTTTTGCCAAGGACATAGCTGCTGGGATG ACATATCTGCATTCCATGAACATAATCCACCGGGACCTGAACTCATACAACTGTCTAGTCCGAGAG AACAACACAGTGGTGGTGGCAGACTTCGGGCTGGCTCGGCTCATGGTGGACGACAAGCACGATGACAAGTTGGCGCAGGGCAAACTGCCCAGCCTGAAGAAGCATGACCGCAGAAAGAGGTACACCGTGGTGGGAAACCCCTACTGGATGGCTCCTGAGATGATCCACG GGAAGAGCTACGATGAGAAAGTAGACATCTTTTCCTTTGGTATCATGCTCTGCGAG ATAATTGGCAGGGTAAACGCAGACCCAGACTACCTCCCCAGGGCGATGGACTTTGGACTGAATGTGTCCGGCTTTCTGGAGCACTTCTGTCCCCCTGATTGTCCCCCCGCCTTTTTCCCCATGGCTGCTGTCTGCTGTGACCTTGATGCCGACAAACG GCCTGCTTTCTCCACACTGGAGGAGTGGCTGGAGAACCTGAAGATGCACTTGGACATTGGTCTACCGCTGGTGTCTGAAGTGGACCAGCTGCACAAGGCCTTCTGGGAGAACCACAGCATCCCTCGCCCTGAAAACGGCCTGCACACCCACCCTGAACAGCCGGAGTAA